A region of the Leeuwenhoekiella sp. MAR_2009_132 genome:
TTACAACCGTTTAGGTTCTGAAGTAAGCGTTGTGGAATATATGGATCGTATCATCCCAACGATGGATTCTGCTCAAAGTAAAGAATTAACAAAAGTGATGAAGAAGCAGGGGATTAAATTCTTTGTTTCTCATAAAGTAAATGGTGTAACCCGTAATGGCGATGAGGTTGTGGTTACAGCAATAGATAAAAAAGATAACGAAGTTGAGTTTAAAGGAGACTACGTTTTAGTTTCTGTAGGGCGTAAAGCGTATACAGATGGTCTTAATCTAGATGCTGCTGGTCTAAAAACAGATGAGCGCGGTCGTGTTTCTGTAAATGATCATTTACAAACCGAAGTTGCGAATATTTACGCAATAGGTGATGTAATCAAAGGAGCTATGCTTGCGCACAAGGCGGAAGAAGAAGGTGTTTTTGTTGCGGAAACTATTGCAGGTCAAAAACCACACATTGATTACAATTTAATCCCTGGTGTTGTATACACCTGGCCAGAAGTTGCATCTGTAGGTAAAACCGAAGAACAACTTAAAGATGCGGGTATTGAATACAAATCAGGACAGTTTCCTATGCGTGCTTTAGGGCGCTCTAGAGCATCAGGAGATACAGATGGTTTTGTAAAAATATTGGCAGATAAAACTACAGATGAGGTTCTAGGGGTTCATATGGTAGGTGCTCGTGTTGCAGATTTAATTGCAGAGGGTGTTACCGCGATGGAATTTAGAGCGAGTGCAGAAGATATTGCACGTATGTCGCACGCACACCCTACCTACGCAGAAGCGGTTAAGGAAGCGGCTCTCGCAGCTACTGAAGATCGTGCACTTCACGTATAATTTTTCAGTATAAAATAGTAAAAGCCTTCTCTATTAACGAGAAGGCTTTTTTTATGCTTACGATTTAATTTTAGCATACTCTTCACACCATAAATACTGCTTTAGCTCAGCTTATAATTAATTTAGCTCTATAAATTAAATATTATGAAAGCAATAGTTATAACAGAAGCAGGCGGCCCCGAAGTTCTTAAGCTTCAGGAATTACCAGATATAAAAATCAAAAGCGGTCAAATACGTATTGCAATAAAGGCTGCAGGTGTTAATCGCAGCGATATACTCACACGTGAAAACCCAGATGCGTATGGTTCTGACGCAGCAGCGGCAAGCATACCCGGTCTTGAAGTTGCTGGCGAAATCCTTGCGATAGGAAAAGACGTTACAACATTTAAAAAAGGTGATCGTGTATGTGCCCTTGTTGCCGGTGGTGGCTATGCTACAGAAATTTGCGTAGATGCGGGACTGTGTTTACCTATTCCTGAAGGATTGAATTTTGTAGAAGCAGCCTCGTTACCAGAAGTACTTTTTACAGTATGGTTTAATATTTTTCAGCAAGCTGAATTACAAAAAGGAGAAGGTTTACTTATTCACGGCGGTACCAGCGGTATAGGAATAATGGGCTTGCAAATGGCAAAAGCATTAGGAATGAACACCTTTACTACTGTAGGTTCTCAAACCAAGCTAGATTATATAAAAAAACACGATTTAGCTAAAGTTATTAATTATAAGGAAACCGATTTTGAAACTGCTTTTGCAGATGATAGAATTGATGTGATATTAGATATGGTAGGTGGTAATTACACCCAGAAAAATTTAAACATCTTAGCAAAAAAAGGAAGACTTCAATACATTAATGGGATGAAAAGTTTAACTCCTCAAATTAATCTATGGACACTGATGTCTAAACAGTTGAGACTTTCGGGTAGCTTACTCAAGCCACAAAGTATTGCAGTTAAATCTCAAATAGCTACTGAGCTCAAGGAGGTCATTTGGCCTTTATTTTTACAAAATAAAATAAAAGCTGTTGTTTATAAAACCTTTAAACTTGAGGAGGCCGGCAAAGCACACGAGTTAATGGAAAGTAGCGAGCACATTGGTAAAATAGTTTTAGAAGTTGCTTAAACTATCCGCGATTAATTATTATGACAAAGTTTAAAACGAAAACCCGTACCCATTATGCTCTTGATGTATCTCAAACTAACGTATCTAAAAAAGATGTAATAAAATTAGCATCATTAGACTGGTTAATCAAAGAGGCGGGGGAAACCGGTTTAATTTTTTCAGAAAGTACCCTTAATTACTATTTAGATGAGGAATATAGGCATTCAAAAAAGATACTCACAGCGTATAATGATAGTCTATTGACAAAATCTACAGGAGAGCGTAAAAAGTTGCTTTTAAATTATCAGTTAAAGCAAAACCCAGATTTTTTAATTCTTGACAATCCGTTTGATGCTCTCGATGTCGATACAGTAATTTGGTTTAAGGAAAAGCTTAAGCAGCTTTCAGAATCGACTACTTTAATTCAGCTTTATAAGCGCAGTAAAGATGTATTACCATTTATAATTACAAGCATTGTGCTTAAAGAAGGCAACTTTATAAAGACTACATTCCAAAAAGAGGATTCTTATAATGTAGAATTACTTCCTGCAGGTGACTTCCCGATGTCGCTGAATGATTTTAGTAATATTCCACAGTCTCTAATTCGTTTTGAAAAGGTTTACGTAGATTTTAATGAGAAGCCGGTTTTAAAAGATATTACATGGGAAAT
Encoded here:
- the lpdA gene encoding dihydrolipoyl dehydrogenase; translated protein: MSTYDVAVIGSGPGGYVAAIRCAQLGLKTAIIEKYSTLGGTCLNVGCIPSKALLDSSHHYEDAIKHFEEHGIEIPGEVKINLEKMMSRKASVVEQTTKGIEFLMSKNNIDTYEGVGSFKDKTHVHIAVADGDDVVIEAKNIIIATGSKPSSLPFINIDKERIITSTEALKLTEIPKHMIVIGGGVIGLELGQVYNRLGSEVSVVEYMDRIIPTMDSAQSKELTKVMKKQGIKFFVSHKVNGVTRNGDEVVVTAIDKKDNEVEFKGDYVLVSVGRKAYTDGLNLDAAGLKTDERGRVSVNDHLQTEVANIYAIGDVIKGAMLAHKAEEEGVFVAETIAGQKPHIDYNLIPGVVYTWPEVASVGKTEEQLKDAGIEYKSGQFPMRALGRSRASGDTDGFVKILADKTTDEVLGVHMVGARVADLIAEGVTAMEFRASAEDIARMSHAHPTYAEAVKEAALAATEDRALHV
- a CDS encoding NAD(P)H-quinone oxidoreductase, which translates into the protein MKAIVITEAGGPEVLKLQELPDIKIKSGQIRIAIKAAGVNRSDILTRENPDAYGSDAAAASIPGLEVAGEILAIGKDVTTFKKGDRVCALVAGGGYATEICVDAGLCLPIPEGLNFVEAASLPEVLFTVWFNIFQQAELQKGEGLLIHGGTSGIGIMGLQMAKALGMNTFTTVGSQTKLDYIKKHDLAKVINYKETDFETAFADDRIDVILDMVGGNYTQKNLNILAKKGRLQYINGMKSLTPQINLWTLMSKQLRLSGSLLKPQSIAVKSQIATELKEVIWPLFLQNKIKAVVYKTFKLEEAGKAHELMESSEHIGKIVLEVA
- a CDS encoding ATP-binding cassette domain-containing protein, with the protein product MTKFKTKTRTHYALDVSQTNVSKKDVIKLASLDWLIKEAGETGLIFSESTLNYYLDEEYRHSKKILTAYNDSLLTKSTGERKKLLLNYQLKQNPDFLILDNPFDALDVDTVIWFKEKLKQLSESTTLIQLYKRSKDVLPFIITSIVLKEGNFIKTTFQKEDSYNVELLPAGDFPMSLNDFSNIPQSLIRFEKVYVDFNEKPVLKDITWEIKKGESWHLKGPNGAGKTTLLSMITGDSTKGYGKDLYIFDRKKGTGESVWEIKQKIGFFTTHMTERFEGMHTVIEMILSGFYDSVGLYKKPTTLEIKIAQDWLSFMNIEFLKEKRFRDLDEAHKRMVLIARAMIKHPPLLILDEPTSALNAIGAARVVQLLNKIITSGKTAVIFVSHRTEAQLNLSHTFELIKTASGSRGFIS